One Roseimaritima multifibrata DNA window includes the following coding sequences:
- a CDS encoding 6-phosphofructokinase codes for MADKHNLDIRRVAILFAGGPAPGANAVISTAAFSFLEEGAQVFGIKHGYSRLAEYTAAGPLQEGADYLRFTHETLTHSRTSRGIMIGTARTNPGKHVSSPEHLEDPELVAPLRRVYEGLCSLEVDALISIGGDDTLKTANKLKLFQDNLPESARRFPIVHLPKTIDNDYTGIDFTFGYFTAVETLAEEIRNLNFDASAGRSYFICEAMGRSAGWLAYGAAIAGEASMVLSVEDVTGALAKEEVVNAETGETRKVMAMDRVIDRMVDMMLAREREGREYGTIVIAEGLAEFLPSTHLDGIDRDDHGHINISSLNLGQMIAALLSKRYTERTGRNRKVNGLQMGYESRCAPPIAFDVILGAQLGVGAYRALVEEKLNGVMVSVERQFDLKFVPFTELIDPQTLVTKVRFIDPKSDFHRLARFLETCVDS; via the coding sequence ATGGCAGACAAACACAATCTAGATATTCGACGAGTCGCCATTCTTTTCGCAGGCGGGCCGGCACCAGGAGCCAATGCGGTTATCTCGACCGCAGCGTTCTCGTTTCTAGAGGAAGGTGCTCAGGTTTTTGGCATCAAGCACGGTTACAGTCGCTTGGCCGAGTACACCGCTGCGGGGCCTTTGCAAGAGGGAGCGGATTACCTGCGATTTACCCACGAAACACTGACCCATTCGCGGACCAGTCGTGGAATTATGATCGGCACGGCCCGTACCAACCCCGGGAAACACGTTAGCAGTCCCGAACATCTTGAAGATCCCGAATTGGTTGCACCGCTTCGCCGCGTCTACGAAGGGCTTTGCTCTTTGGAAGTCGATGCACTGATTTCGATCGGCGGAGACGACACGCTGAAAACGGCTAACAAACTGAAATTGTTCCAGGACAATTTGCCTGAATCGGCTCGCCGGTTCCCAATCGTTCACCTGCCAAAAACCATCGATAACGATTACACGGGAATCGATTTCACGTTCGGTTATTTCACCGCGGTCGAAACCCTCGCCGAAGAAATTCGCAATCTTAACTTTGACGCTTCGGCAGGCCGGTCGTACTTCATCTGTGAAGCGATGGGACGTAGTGCCGGTTGGTTGGCATACGGTGCTGCGATCGCTGGTGAAGCAAGCATGGTATTAAGCGTCGAAGACGTTACCGGAGCGTTGGCCAAAGAAGAAGTCGTCAACGCCGAAACCGGCGAAACTCGTAAAGTCATGGCTATGGATCGTGTTATCGATCGTATGGTCGACATGATGCTGGCCCGTGAACGTGAAGGTCGTGAATATGGCACAATCGTGATCGCTGAAGGGTTGGCAGAATTCCTGCCTTCCACTCACCTGGATGGTATCGATCGCGACGACCACGGTCATATCAATATCTCTTCCCTAAACCTTGGGCAGATGATTGCGGCGTTGCTTTCCAAACGATACACCGAACGAACCGGTCGGAACCGCAAGGTCAACGGTTTGCAGATGGGGTACGAATCACGTTGTGCACCTCCGATCGCGTTTGACGTGATCCTTGGAGCCCAGTTGGGAGTCGGAGCTTACCGTGCTTTGGTTGAAGAAAAATTGAACGGGGTGATGGTTTCGGTGGAACGGCAGTTCGATCTGAAGTTCGTTCCGTTTACCGAATTGATCGATCCTCAGACATTGGTCACCAAAGTTCGCTTTATTGATCCGAAGAGTGACTTCCATCGATTGGCTCGATTCCTCGAAACCTGTGTTGATAGCTGA
- the argJ gene encoding bifunctional glutamate N-acetyltransferase/amino-acid acetyltransferase ArgJ yields the protein MSTAVQADDLPTGYRYAGVTCGIKKSGRPDLALIVSDRPAVAAAVYTTNQVVAAPVVLSRSRTPSANVRAVVINSGNANACTGEQGDRDAAQMTQWAADAIDADVQSVLVMSTGIIGHPMPMAKIQSGVTAAGDVLSHGADGFQAAADAILTTDQGRKVAAVDFKIGTHRYRIVGMAKGAGMIAPNMATMLATITTDAPLTTADAQQSLSVACDRSFNRVSVDGHTSTNDTVVLLAANEAETLSGDDFAAFQAALESLCIQLAKQLPADGEGALRIMHLSVRGAQSTDDAEQIARVVCASPLVKTAITGGDPNWGRIVSAAGYAGPKIEVNKTCLSILGQAVFEAGQPLKFDAAALSKAMKDSKSVKLDLTVGSGSGEAEFWASDLTNAYVDFNSLYTT from the coding sequence ATGAGTACCGCGGTACAAGCAGATGATTTGCCGACTGGCTATCGATATGCCGGGGTGACCTGTGGCATTAAGAAGAGCGGTCGTCCCGATCTTGCATTGATTGTTTCGGATCGTCCGGCGGTCGCCGCAGCGGTTTACACAACCAACCAAGTGGTGGCCGCACCGGTGGTCCTCAGTCGCTCGCGGACGCCTTCGGCGAACGTGCGTGCGGTTGTGATTAACAGTGGTAACGCCAACGCTTGTACCGGCGAACAAGGAGATCGCGACGCGGCTCAGATGACCCAGTGGGCCGCCGATGCGATCGACGCTGACGTTCAATCGGTACTCGTCATGAGTACCGGGATTATCGGGCATCCGATGCCGATGGCAAAGATTCAAAGCGGAGTCACCGCAGCTGGGGACGTGCTGAGTCACGGCGCGGACGGTTTTCAGGCCGCCGCCGACGCGATTCTGACGACGGACCAAGGGCGGAAAGTTGCCGCGGTCGATTTTAAGATCGGGACGCATCGTTATCGGATCGTCGGAATGGCGAAGGGAGCGGGAATGATCGCTCCCAACATGGCTACCATGTTGGCGACGATCACCACCGATGCACCGTTGACGACCGCGGATGCCCAGCAGTCGCTTTCGGTCGCCTGCGACCGGAGTTTCAATCGAGTCAGCGTCGACGGGCACACCAGCACAAACGATACGGTCGTTTTGTTGGCAGCCAACGAAGCAGAGACTTTGTCCGGTGACGACTTCGCTGCATTTCAAGCCGCATTGGAATCCCTTTGTATTCAGCTGGCCAAGCAGTTGCCTGCTGACGGCGAAGGAGCGTTGCGGATCATGCACTTAAGCGTTCGCGGAGCCCAATCGACGGACGACGCGGAACAGATTGCTCGAGTCGTCTGTGCAAGTCCGCTGGTCAAAACAGCGATCACCGGTGGCGATCCGAATTGGGGACGAATCGTTTCAGCCGCTGGATACGCGGGTCCTAAAATTGAAGTGAACAAAACCTGTTTAAGCATCCTCGGGCAAGCCGTTTTTGAAGCCGGCCAACCTCTGAAATTCGATGCTGCGGCGCTCAGCAAAGCGATGAAAGATTCCAAGTCGGTCAAGCTTGATCTGACCGTCGGGAGTGGCTCCGGCGAAGCCGAATTTTGGGCAAGCGATTTGACCAATGCTTACGTCGATTTCAATTCGCTGTATACGACGTAA
- a CDS encoding DUF1501 domain-containing protein codes for MLTRCGSGFGAVALAALARDKAYAETLAIPSDAQTQLGGIAGHGTHFPAKADHVIFLYMDGGPSQVDTFDPKPALDRFNGQNPGSLFNVEPTQFNNNGNVLASPWKFKKYGDSGIPVSDLFPHVAKHADELCVVRSMVSEFPEHTFANYFLHTGSGLQGRPSMGAWVNYGLGSECKDLPGFVAMNGGLIPPGGLDCFGSGFLPASYQGSVFKPSGSAVANINPTESTAGRQQTKLDLVRQLDQNALPRFGGHDSVESAIRNYELAYQMQMAVPDLMSLADEPESIRQLYGLDAKYEQTRIYAAECLLARRLVERGVRFIELTCPNVGADRWDQHSNLKKGHANNALAVDQPIAGLLADLKQRGLLERTLVVWAGEFGRTPFAQGKNGRDHNPFGFTIWMAGGGVKPGTIYGATDEFGYKAIENRVEIHDLHATMLHLLGVDHTRSTYRFGGRDMRLTDVKGHVLNEIVA; via the coding sequence ATGTTGACGCGCTGTGGTAGTGGATTTGGGGCTGTTGCGTTGGCCGCTTTGGCTCGGGATAAAGCCTACGCCGAAACTTTGGCAATCCCCTCTGACGCTCAAACGCAGTTGGGGGGCATCGCAGGGCATGGGACTCACTTTCCCGCCAAGGCCGATCACGTCATCTTTTTGTATATGGATGGTGGGCCGTCCCAGGTCGATACGTTTGACCCGAAACCGGCACTCGATCGGTTTAATGGGCAAAACCCTGGCAGCTTGTTCAACGTTGAACCGACTCAGTTCAATAACAATGGGAATGTGTTGGCAAGCCCATGGAAATTTAAAAAGTATGGTGATTCAGGGATTCCCGTAAGCGATCTTTTTCCGCATGTCGCAAAGCACGCCGATGAGTTGTGCGTCGTTCGATCGATGGTTTCAGAGTTTCCTGAACATACGTTTGCCAACTATTTTTTGCATACTGGCAGTGGGCTGCAGGGACGCCCGAGTATGGGAGCTTGGGTTAACTATGGATTGGGAAGCGAATGCAAGGACCTGCCCGGGTTCGTAGCCATGAATGGCGGCTTGATCCCGCCAGGAGGATTGGACTGTTTCGGGAGTGGATTCCTGCCGGCAAGCTATCAGGGATCGGTCTTTAAACCGTCGGGATCGGCGGTCGCCAACATCAACCCGACGGAATCGACTGCGGGACGGCAGCAAACCAAGCTGGATCTGGTGCGGCAGTTGGATCAAAACGCCCTGCCCCGTTTCGGAGGCCATGACAGTGTTGAATCGGCGATTCGAAACTACGAATTGGCTTACCAGATGCAGATGGCCGTTCCCGATCTAATGTCGTTGGCGGACGAACCGGAATCGATTCGTCAGTTGTATGGGCTGGACGCAAAGTACGAGCAAACGAGGATCTATGCAGCGGAGTGCCTGTTGGCACGGCGTTTGGTCGAACGAGGTGTCCGGTTTATCGAATTGACTTGCCCGAATGTTGGTGCAGACCGCTGGGACCAGCACAGCAACCTGAAGAAGGGGCACGCCAATAACGCGTTGGCAGTCGACCAGCCGATCGCAGGCCTGCTTGCCGACCTCAAACAACGCGGCTTGCTTGAGCGGACGCTGGTCGTATGGGCCGGTGAGTTCGGTCGGACTCCGTTTGCCCAAGGGAAAAATGGACGAGACCACAATCCGTTTGGTTTTACCATCTGGATGGCGGGAGGCGGAGTGAAGCCGGGAACGATTTATGGGGCAACGGATGAATTTGGTTACAAGGCGATTGAAAACCGGGTTGAAATTCACGACTTGCACGCCACCATGCTCCACTTGTTGGGCGTTGACCATACGCGGTCGACTTACCGATTTGGCGGGCGAGATATGCGGCTGACCGACGTCAAAGGGCACGTCCTAAACGAGATTGTCGCTTAG
- the nadA gene encoding quinolinate synthase NadA, protein MSTVADSDTLHPLAPYKSLENDTLRDRIEAVRKELGERLLILGHHYQQDEVIAHCDLRGDSYQLSQMASASEKCEQIVFCGVHFMAETADILANRPERLKSRDQRRVPVILPDLAAGCSMADMAAINQVDAAWEDMGEVIDTSEVIPVTYINSAASLKAFCGRNGGIVCTSSNAKAVLEWAFERGKRVFFFPDQHLGRNTALKMGIDVEQMPVWDPYAMELGGITESALENSRVILWKGHCSVHQMFRPEHVHQFREQHPGIQILVHPECPREVNDLADISGSTGAIIQAVKSSPAGTKWAIGTELHLVNRLKAEHPEQEIHFLSPVLCMCATMYRIDLAHLAWCLENLRDGHPVNVISVDDDTSAWSLVALERMLAVK, encoded by the coding sequence GTGAGTACGGTTGCCGATTCGGATACCCTACACCCGCTTGCCCCCTACAAGTCGTTAGAAAATGACACGCTTCGCGACCGAATCGAAGCGGTACGCAAGGAATTGGGAGAGCGACTGTTGATTTTGGGGCACCACTATCAGCAGGACGAAGTGATCGCACACTGCGACCTCCGGGGCGACAGTTATCAGCTAAGCCAAATGGCGTCTGCCAGTGAAAAATGCGAGCAAATTGTATTTTGCGGCGTTCACTTTATGGCCGAAACAGCCGACATCCTGGCCAATCGTCCAGAACGTTTGAAGAGTCGCGACCAACGCCGTGTCCCTGTGATCCTGCCTGACCTGGCAGCGGGCTGCTCGATGGCTGACATGGCCGCGATCAATCAGGTCGACGCCGCCTGGGAAGACATGGGCGAAGTGATCGACACCAGCGAAGTCATCCCGGTAACCTACATCAACAGCGCCGCCAGCCTAAAAGCATTTTGCGGGCGGAACGGCGGAATTGTTTGCACAAGCAGCAATGCCAAAGCGGTTCTGGAATGGGCTTTTGAACGAGGCAAGCGAGTCTTCTTTTTCCCGGATCAACACCTCGGACGAAACACTGCCCTGAAAATGGGAATCGATGTCGAGCAGATGCCGGTTTGGGATCCGTACGCGATGGAACTTGGTGGGATCACCGAATCCGCCCTCGAAAATAGCCGAGTCATCCTCTGGAAAGGGCACTGCAGCGTCCACCAGATGTTCCGCCCAGAACATGTTCATCAATTTCGGGAGCAACATCCTGGTATTCAAATCTTGGTGCACCCCGAATGCCCGCGCGAAGTCAACGATTTGGCCGACATATCGGGAAGCACCGGGGCGATCATCCAAGCGGTGAAATCCAGCCCCGCGGGAACGAAATGGGCGATTGGTACTGAATTGCATCTGGTCAATCGCCTGAAGGCGGAGCATCCGGAACAGGAGATTCATTTTCTCTCGCCGGTGCTTTGCATGTGTGCCACGATGTACCGAATCGACCTAGCCCACTTGGCTTGGTGCCTGGAAAATCTCCGCGACGGGCATCCGGTCAATGTTATCTCAGTCGATGACGATACGAGTGCCTGGAGTCTAGTGGCCCTGGAACGGATGCTTGCCGTCAAGTAA
- the hisA gene encoding 1-(5-phosphoribosyl)-5-[(5-phosphoribosylamino)methylideneamino]imidazole-4-carboxamide isomerase, with product MEIWPAIDLRRGRCVRLQQGDYDRETVFGDDPAAIAKQWVDAGAKRLHLVDLDAARGDDPSQNLAAVRSIIESIDVPCQLGGGVRDEDTIETLLALGLARLVVGSAALKQPAWFAEMCDAHPGKLAAGIDARNGMVATDGWLETSSTPAITLAQDLRARTQNIAAVIYTDIAKDGMLQGPNLEGLIEMANATDIPLVASGGVTTMADVQALVDAEMPAAIIGRALYDGHLDLAAVLELAND from the coding sequence GTGGAAATCTGGCCAGCAATTGACCTGCGTCGCGGCCGCTGCGTGCGACTGCAACAGGGCGACTACGACCGAGAGACTGTATTCGGAGACGATCCAGCCGCGATCGCCAAACAATGGGTCGATGCGGGAGCAAAACGTCTCCACTTGGTCGACCTGGATGCAGCTCGAGGCGACGATCCCTCCCAAAATTTGGCGGCCGTCCGCTCCATCATCGAATCGATCGACGTCCCTTGCCAATTAGGCGGTGGCGTCCGAGACGAGGATACGATCGAAACGCTACTAGCGTTGGGATTGGCCCGTCTGGTGGTCGGCAGTGCAGCTCTAAAGCAGCCCGCTTGGTTCGCCGAAATGTGCGATGCCCATCCGGGGAAACTGGCTGCCGGTATCGACGCACGCAACGGAATGGTCGCAACCGACGGTTGGCTGGAAACAAGTTCCACCCCCGCGATCACGCTAGCCCAGGACCTCCGCGCACGCACCCAGAATATCGCGGCGGTTATCTATACCGACATCGCCAAAGACGGCATGCTGCAAGGTCCTAACCTTGAGGGGCTGATCGAAATGGCGAACGCAACCGACATCCCGTTGGTAGCCAGTGGCGGAGTGACCACCATGGCCGATGTCCAAGCTTTGGTAGACGCAGAAATGCCAGCAGCCATCATCGGCAGAGCCCTCTACGACGGGCACCTCGATCTGGCAGCCGTTCTAGAACTAGCCAACGATTAA
- a CDS encoding FHA domain-containing protein, protein MDQEHEGTATLAKSESLEFRVSRPGTPNRRMRLSGTRYTFGNGAGCAIRLEDPTLRELHAVLLRSQGRSIIRAYSVPVELNGRLTSEAELQTGDVVRMGVYHFELLGDVGGSRGDAVPADEQPSAVANRNASDTPVEHKSSTRLSFADGIRFAGRETSAFSGRTEDGDAEQERAEQERAEQERAEQERAEQERAEQERAEQERAEQERAEQERAEQERAEQERAEQERAEQRQADSRKAEQERNEQERAAQQAANRKAEEERAELKRTLQANEAASRAQVAAAKELWEGERVQMELRHEKQLAEVMRRFEDAQQQGVQTSSAITAMQQQLMDVTEHLQTVTATSQARAQERDSFASQVDVLKVEREEIQEEKEKALSAAEVANRDLATARQHNAELLREHAEAIASVESLTRRCDAVTEQLEKSNQACRDFASQRDRLTAELKQVVEERDQAQTTVSEQADQLNSQAALIDQLRTQIDDLQQSVEQAGREAEELREQCQKAFQSVERLEGLVQQSDSARQTDRESWEQEAAELRDNVQRVSQDLAVAVANLTDSNATAEALNQDLQETKRALLEAEQNLEQAEQTLETRPTPDEIETIRQRLETTEQQLLQLREEYDRVDQVIDRENAEKDASIEKMALEAAREESPAADSGSGFHHDEQGLDFDSLNSGWPTYDKVQTPETQERQEPADSDSSAIAELGSGFSAAALEADSTVEDESFGDVLGPDASQAVVGSDDEGDVADSFGDAHLGQSHLGDDESSAWEAINQEEAEPVVGQIYDADPIDSASLEGSDDSVEWSDETDDQNDLSNASPFAVSDSREEEVRAEDLGPSEDLVQAEDEAASELAENPWASFSEPSEETTSEEITDDQVVEGELGTDAQEIDQQDGFASFAGSESPFGHTEQSDQSDDPGELGIGNGPWGHAAADPIQDEANSSADESDSDEDQDFASIMANIEGMDPWDSATEDDSNSVSDSGVEAGGLASQLLREIESGDADESPEAELDAGQSGWESYSAFDDTNATHLADEDSMNSIVGRGSGISDLGDGDEVSSEPADAYSSEDYASNDHASADSGLSSLDSLDEGRSLESDSSGMDEDDSYEAYKKRLESESAEEASDKPATVAPAVQPTPASSGAPESAEMVDDDSIEAYMNRLLQRVQGRGDSNEGGAPAVVAAPVAAVKSVAAEEMEALTAELAKDDTPLDPDSPYIPRSQAPERTSNLAAMRELANVSARDAIQRSVRQQIHSNVIRKFAMAAGGFVGGMIFLVVSRFGLNWQLMASGCLFLLAGFWIWEAIRVHSGLQLELRNARQTAELENLKARSDKREGDDLQQALTAIEDDEPSSPASVS, encoded by the coding sequence ATGGATCAAGAACACGAAGGGACCGCCACACTTGCAAAAAGTGAGTCCTTGGAGTTTCGTGTCTCCCGCCCGGGAACCCCAAATCGGCGGATGCGTCTGTCGGGTACCCGGTATACGTTCGGCAACGGTGCGGGATGTGCGATCCGGTTGGAAGATCCGACTTTGCGTGAACTGCACGCTGTTCTATTGCGCAGTCAAGGCCGGTCCATCATTCGTGCCTACTCTGTTCCGGTTGAGCTGAATGGAAGGCTGACCAGCGAAGCGGAATTGCAGACTGGCGATGTCGTTCGGATGGGAGTCTATCACTTCGAACTTCTGGGGGATGTTGGCGGCAGTCGAGGAGACGCTGTACCCGCGGATGAGCAGCCGTCGGCCGTTGCGAACCGCAATGCGTCCGACACACCTGTCGAGCATAAATCGTCGACACGTCTCTCTTTCGCTGATGGAATTCGATTTGCCGGTCGCGAAACATCGGCTTTTTCAGGTAGGACAGAGGACGGAGACGCTGAACAGGAGCGAGCAGAGCAGGAGCGAGCTGAACAGGAGCGAGCAGAGCAGGAGCGAGCTGAACAGGAACGTGCTGAGCAGGAACGTGCTGAGCAGGAACGTGCTGAGCAGGAACGTGCTGAGCAGGAACGTGCTGAGCAGGAACGTGCTGAGCAGGAACGTGCTGAGCAGGAACGTGCTGAGCAGCGGCAGGCTGACAGTCGAAAAGCTGAGCAGGAACGTAACGAACAGGAACGTGCCGCGCAGCAGGCTGCCAACCGAAAAGCTGAAGAGGAGCGTGCCGAGCTGAAGCGAACGTTGCAGGCGAACGAGGCAGCTAGTCGTGCACAAGTGGCCGCTGCGAAAGAACTGTGGGAGGGTGAGCGAGTTCAGATGGAACTTCGCCACGAAAAACAGTTGGCGGAAGTCATGCGGCGATTCGAGGATGCACAGCAGCAAGGTGTGCAAACCAGTTCGGCGATCACTGCAATGCAGCAGCAGTTGATGGATGTCACGGAGCATCTGCAGACCGTCACCGCTACGTCACAGGCACGGGCGCAGGAACGCGATTCCTTTGCGTCGCAAGTCGACGTGCTGAAGGTCGAACGCGAAGAAATTCAAGAGGAAAAAGAGAAGGCTTTGTCGGCAGCCGAGGTGGCAAATCGCGACCTCGCAACGGCTCGTCAGCACAATGCGGAACTGCTGCGGGAACATGCCGAAGCGATCGCCAGCGTCGAAAGCCTCACCCGTCGTTGTGATGCGGTTACCGAACAACTTGAAAAATCAAACCAAGCCTGCCGCGATTTCGCCAGCCAACGCGATCGTCTGACCGCCGAATTGAAGCAGGTGGTCGAAGAACGCGATCAAGCACAGACGACGGTTTCCGAGCAAGCGGATCAGCTGAATTCTCAGGCCGCACTGATCGACCAGTTGCGAACTCAAATCGATGATTTGCAGCAATCGGTCGAGCAGGCAGGGCGTGAAGCAGAAGAGTTGCGTGAACAGTGCCAGAAGGCATTTCAGTCGGTCGAGCGTTTGGAAGGACTGGTCCAACAATCCGATTCAGCGCGTCAGACCGATCGTGAAAGTTGGGAACAAGAAGCCGCCGAGCTTCGCGATAACGTGCAGCGGGTTAGTCAGGATTTGGCCGTTGCAGTCGCCAATCTGACCGACAGCAACGCCACCGCGGAAGCTTTGAATCAGGATTTGCAGGAAACTAAGCGGGCACTGTTGGAAGCCGAACAGAACCTGGAGCAGGCGGAACAGACGCTGGAAACACGTCCAACGCCGGACGAAATCGAAACGATCCGTCAGCGTTTGGAAACGACCGAGCAGCAACTTCTGCAGCTTCGCGAAGAATACGATCGAGTCGACCAGGTGATCGATCGTGAAAACGCCGAAAAGGATGCGTCGATCGAGAAGATGGCGTTGGAAGCTGCGAGAGAAGAGTCGCCTGCTGCTGATTCGGGTAGCGGCTTCCATCATGACGAGCAAGGGTTGGATTTCGATTCGCTTAATAGCGGGTGGCCAACCTACGACAAAGTCCAAACCCCAGAGACGCAGGAACGGCAAGAGCCTGCTGATTCGGACTCCTCCGCAATCGCCGAACTCGGTTCAGGCTTTTCGGCCGCTGCATTAGAAGCCGATTCGACCGTCGAAGACGAATCTTTTGGAGACGTCCTCGGTCCCGACGCGTCGCAGGCAGTTGTTGGTTCGGATGATGAAGGCGATGTTGCTGACTCATTCGGCGATGCCCACTTGGGACAATCGCATTTAGGTGATGATGAATCGTCTGCCTGGGAAGCGATAAACCAGGAAGAAGCGGAGCCAGTTGTTGGTCAAATCTATGACGCCGATCCTATCGATTCCGCATCGTTAGAGGGCAGCGATGATAGTGTTGAGTGGTCGGATGAAACCGACGACCAGAATGATCTTTCGAATGCTTCACCGTTTGCGGTTTCGGATAGTCGTGAAGAAGAAGTTCGGGCCGAAGATCTAGGTCCATCGGAAGATTTGGTGCAGGCCGAAGACGAAGCGGCGAGCGAGTTGGCTGAAAACCCATGGGCCTCCTTTAGTGAGCCCAGCGAGGAAACGACCAGCGAGGAAATAACGGACGATCAAGTCGTTGAGGGTGAACTCGGAACCGACGCCCAAGAGATCGACCAGCAGGATGGGTTTGCCTCGTTCGCGGGATCGGAATCTCCATTTGGACACACGGAACAGTCGGATCAATCCGACGATCCAGGCGAGTTGGGAATTGGAAACGGTCCTTGGGGGCATGCGGCCGCGGATCCGATTCAGGACGAAGCGAATTCGAGTGCCGACGAATCCGATTCCGACGAAGATCAAGACTTCGCTTCGATCATGGCGAATATCGAGGGAATGGATCCTTGGGATTCCGCCACGGAAGATGATTCAAATTCAGTCTCCGATTCGGGTGTGGAAGCAGGAGGTTTGGCAAGCCAGTTGTTGAGGGAAATTGAATCGGGTGACGCAGACGAATCCCCCGAAGCCGAATTGGATGCAGGGCAATCCGGTTGGGAATCGTATTCGGCGTTTGACGATACGAATGCGACTCATCTTGCCGACGAAGATTCGATGAATTCGATTGTCGGTCGCGGTTCGGGCATTTCCGATTTGGGGGATGGCGACGAAGTTTCTTCCGAACCAGCAGACGCTTACTCCAGCGAAGATTATGCAAGTAACGACCATGCCAGTGCTGACAGCGGATTGTCGTCTCTAGATTCCTTGGATGAGGGCAGGAGTCTGGAGTCGGATTCATCTGGGATGGACGAGGACGATTCTTATGAGGCTTATAAGAAACGTTTGGAGTCCGAATCGGCTGAGGAAGCTTCCGACAAACCAGCGACTGTGGCGCCCGCGGTTCAGCCCACGCCGGCTAGCAGTGGTGCTCCGGAATCGGCAGAGATGGTTGATGACGATTCGATCGAAGCCTACATGAACCGTTTGTTGCAACGCGTTCAGGGACGTGGGGATTCGAATGAAGGTGGAGCACCAGCGGTCGTGGCGGCTCCTGTTGCTGCGGTTAAAAGCGTGGCGGCTGAAGAGATGGAAGCGTTGACCGCGGAACTTGCAAAAGATGATACGCCTCTTGATCCCGACTCGCCCTACATCCCTCGCTCTCAGGCTCCCGAGCGAACGAGCAATCTGGCGGCGATGCGTGAGCTTGCAAACGTTTCGGCTCGAGACGCGATTCAACGTAGCGTTCGGCAACAGATTCATTCGAATGTGATTCGAAAGTTCGCAATGGCCGCTGGCGGATTTGTTGGCGGCATGATCTTTTTAGTCGTCAGTCGCTTTGGATTGAACTGGCAATTGATGGCTTCGGGCTGCCTGTTTTTGTTAGCCGGTTTTTGGATTTGGGAAGCGATCCGAGTCCACTCTGGGTTGCAATTGGAACTTCGGAATGCTCGTCAGACGGCTGAACTGGAGAACCTGAAAGCTCGATCCGACAAGCGTGAAGGGGATGATCTTCAGCAGGCCCTGACAGCTATTGAAGACGATGAACCGTCTTCACCAGCTTCCGTCAGCTAA